The Acipenser ruthenus chromosome 25, fAciRut3.2 maternal haplotype, whole genome shotgun sequence genome has a window encoding:
- the LOC117413715 gene encoding protein lin-28 homolog A isoform X2 → MSVNVINRWWLLPAVLELVFSNANDVFRTRLGLTLALYVSSGVRKGNGGCAKTEEEEAKTEEEDCQVFTGSGVCKWFNVRMGFGFLSMTNREGTPLEAPIDVFVHQSKLHMEGFRSLKEGEAVEFTFKKSAKGLESLRVMGPAGAFCVGSERRPKGKSIQKRRSKGDRCYNCGGLDHHAKECKLPPQPKKCHFCQSITHMVANCPIKAQQSSPSSQGKPASVKGEEEEQSQAPLPLESLE, encoded by the exons ATGTCTGTGAATGTTATTAATAGATGGTGGCTTTTACCTGCAGTTTTGGAGCTGGTATTTTCAAACGCAAATGACGTCTTTCGAACACGCTTGGGTCTTACCTTAGCACTTTATGTATCTTCGGGAGTGAGAAAAGGAAACG GTGGTTGTGCAAAGACCGAAGAGGAGGAAGCGAAGACCGAAGAGGAGGACTGCCAGGTCTTCACCGGCTCTGGCGTGTGTAAATGGTTCAATGTGAGGATGGGCTTCGGCTTTCTCTCCATGACGAACCGAGAAGGAACCCCGCTCGAGGCCCCGATCGACGTCTTCGTCCACCAG AGTAAGCTGCACATGGAGGGGTTCCGCAGCCTGAAGGAGGGCGAGGCAGTGGAGTTCACCTTCAAGAAGTCTGCTAAGGGGCTGGAGTCCCTGAGAGTGATGGGTCCCGCCGGGGCCTTCTGCGTGGGCAGCGAGAGACGCCCCAAGGGCAAGAGCATCCAGAAGCGCCGCTCCAAAGGAGACAG GTGCTATAACTGCGGCGGGCTGGATCACCATGCCAAGGAGTGCAAGCTCCCCCCGCAGCCCAAGAAGTGCCACTTCTGCCAGAGCATCACCCACATGGTGGCCAACTGTCCAATCAAAGCACAACAATCATCGCCCAGCTCTCAGGGAAAGCCCGCCTCTGTgaagggggaggaggaagagCAGAGCCAAGCCCCCCTGCCGCTGGAGAGCTTGGAGTAA
- the LOC117413715 gene encoding protein lin-28 homolog A isoform X6, with the protein MAEGGCAKTEEEEAKTEEEDCQVFTGSGVCKWFNVRMGFGFLSMTNREGTPLEAPIDVFVHQSKLHMEGFRSLKEGEAVEFTFKKSAKGLESLRVMGPAGAFCVGSERRPKGKSIQKRRSKGDRCYNCGGLDHHAKECKLPPQPKKCHFCQSITHMVANCPIKAQQSSPSSQGKPASVKGEEEEQSQAPLPLESLE; encoded by the exons ATGGCCGAAG GTGGTTGTGCAAAGACCGAAGAGGAGGAAGCGAAGACCGAAGAGGAGGACTGCCAGGTCTTCACCGGCTCTGGCGTGTGTAAATGGTTCAATGTGAGGATGGGCTTCGGCTTTCTCTCCATGACGAACCGAGAAGGAACCCCGCTCGAGGCCCCGATCGACGTCTTCGTCCACCAG AGTAAGCTGCACATGGAGGGGTTCCGCAGCCTGAAGGAGGGCGAGGCAGTGGAGTTCACCTTCAAGAAGTCTGCTAAGGGGCTGGAGTCCCTGAGAGTGATGGGTCCCGCCGGGGCCTTCTGCGTGGGCAGCGAGAGACGCCCCAAGGGCAAGAGCATCCAGAAGCGCCGCTCCAAAGGAGACAG GTGCTATAACTGCGGCGGGCTGGATCACCATGCCAAGGAGTGCAAGCTCCCCCCGCAGCCCAAGAAGTGCCACTTCTGCCAGAGCATCACCCACATGGTGGCCAACTGTCCAATCAAAGCACAACAATCATCGCCCAGCTCTCAGGGAAAGCCCGCCTCTGTgaagggggaggaggaagagCAGAGCCAAGCCCCCCTGCCGCTGGAGAGCTTGGAGTAA
- the LOC117413715 gene encoding protein lin-28 homolog A isoform X5, translated as MGSVSNQEFTGGCAKTEEEEAKTEEEDCQVFTGSGVCKWFNVRMGFGFLSMTNREGTPLEAPIDVFVHQSKLHMEGFRSLKEGEAVEFTFKKSAKGLESLRVMGPAGAFCVGSERRPKGKSIQKRRSKGDRCYNCGGLDHHAKECKLPPQPKKCHFCQSITHMVANCPIKAQQSSPSSQGKPASVKGEEEEQSQAPLPLESLE; from the exons ATGGGCTCTGTTTCAAACCAGGAATTTACAG GTGGTTGTGCAAAGACCGAAGAGGAGGAAGCGAAGACCGAAGAGGAGGACTGCCAGGTCTTCACCGGCTCTGGCGTGTGTAAATGGTTCAATGTGAGGATGGGCTTCGGCTTTCTCTCCATGACGAACCGAGAAGGAACCCCGCTCGAGGCCCCGATCGACGTCTTCGTCCACCAG AGTAAGCTGCACATGGAGGGGTTCCGCAGCCTGAAGGAGGGCGAGGCAGTGGAGTTCACCTTCAAGAAGTCTGCTAAGGGGCTGGAGTCCCTGAGAGTGATGGGTCCCGCCGGGGCCTTCTGCGTGGGCAGCGAGAGACGCCCCAAGGGCAAGAGCATCCAGAAGCGCCGCTCCAAAGGAGACAG GTGCTATAACTGCGGCGGGCTGGATCACCATGCCAAGGAGTGCAAGCTCCCCCCGCAGCCCAAGAAGTGCCACTTCTGCCAGAGCATCACCCACATGGTGGCCAACTGTCCAATCAAAGCACAACAATCATCGCCCAGCTCTCAGGGAAAGCCCGCCTCTGTgaagggggaggaggaagagCAGAGCCAAGCCCCCCTGCCGCTGGAGAGCTTGGAGTAA
- the LOC117413715 gene encoding protein lin-28 homolog A isoform X4, whose amino-acid sequence MAEGGCAKTEEEEAKTEEEDCQVFTGSGVCKWFNVRMGFGFLSMTNREGTPLEAPIDVFVHQSKLHMEGFRSLKEGEAVEFTFKKSAKGLESLRVMGPAGAFCVGSERRPKGKSIQKRRSKGDSGFKGSSVQAWKQTSIPEAGGQTGGVGNRRLQRCYNCGGLDHHAKECKLPPQPKKCHFCQSITHMVANCPIKAQQSSPSSQGKPASVKGEEEEQSQAPLPLESLE is encoded by the exons ATGGCCGAAG GTGGTTGTGCAAAGACCGAAGAGGAGGAAGCGAAGACCGAAGAGGAGGACTGCCAGGTCTTCACCGGCTCTGGCGTGTGTAAATGGTTCAATGTGAGGATGGGCTTCGGCTTTCTCTCCATGACGAACCGAGAAGGAACCCCGCTCGAGGCCCCGATCGACGTCTTCGTCCACCAG AGTAAGCTGCACATGGAGGGGTTCCGCAGCCTGAAGGAGGGCGAGGCAGTGGAGTTCACCTTCAAGAAGTCTGCTAAGGGGCTGGAGTCCCTGAGAGTGATGGGTCCCGCCGGGGCCTTCTGCGTGGGCAGCGAGAGACGCCCCAAGGGCAAGAGCATCCAGAAGCGCCGCTCCAAAGGAGACAG TGGTTTTAAAGGGAGCAGTGTGCAGGCGTGGAAACAGACGAGTATCCCAGAGGCAGGGGGACAGACTGGAGGTGTCGGGAATAGGCGATTGCAGAG GTGCTATAACTGCGGCGGGCTGGATCACCATGCCAAGGAGTGCAAGCTCCCCCCGCAGCCCAAGAAGTGCCACTTCTGCCAGAGCATCACCCACATGGTGGCCAACTGTCCAATCAAAGCACAACAATCATCGCCCAGCTCTCAGGGAAAGCCCGCCTCTGTgaagggggaggaggaagagCAGAGCCAAGCCCCCCTGCCGCTGGAGAGCTTGGAGTAA
- the LOC117413715 gene encoding protein lin-28 homolog A isoform X1: MSVNVINRWWLLPAVLELVFSNANDVFRTRLGLTLALYVSSGVRKGNGGCAKTEEEEAKTEEEDCQVFTGSGVCKWFNVRMGFGFLSMTNREGTPLEAPIDVFVHQSKLHMEGFRSLKEGEAVEFTFKKSAKGLESLRVMGPAGAFCVGSERRPKGKSIQKRRSKGDSGFKGSSVQAWKQTSIPEAGGQTGGVGNRRLQRCYNCGGLDHHAKECKLPPQPKKCHFCQSITHMVANCPIKAQQSSPSSQGKPASVKGEEEEQSQAPLPLESLE, from the exons ATGTCTGTGAATGTTATTAATAGATGGTGGCTTTTACCTGCAGTTTTGGAGCTGGTATTTTCAAACGCAAATGACGTCTTTCGAACACGCTTGGGTCTTACCTTAGCACTTTATGTATCTTCGGGAGTGAGAAAAGGAAACG GTGGTTGTGCAAAGACCGAAGAGGAGGAAGCGAAGACCGAAGAGGAGGACTGCCAGGTCTTCACCGGCTCTGGCGTGTGTAAATGGTTCAATGTGAGGATGGGCTTCGGCTTTCTCTCCATGACGAACCGAGAAGGAACCCCGCTCGAGGCCCCGATCGACGTCTTCGTCCACCAG AGTAAGCTGCACATGGAGGGGTTCCGCAGCCTGAAGGAGGGCGAGGCAGTGGAGTTCACCTTCAAGAAGTCTGCTAAGGGGCTGGAGTCCCTGAGAGTGATGGGTCCCGCCGGGGCCTTCTGCGTGGGCAGCGAGAGACGCCCCAAGGGCAAGAGCATCCAGAAGCGCCGCTCCAAAGGAGACAG TGGTTTTAAAGGGAGCAGTGTGCAGGCGTGGAAACAGACGAGTATCCCAGAGGCAGGGGGACAGACTGGAGGTGTCGGGAATAGGCGATTGCAGAG GTGCTATAACTGCGGCGGGCTGGATCACCATGCCAAGGAGTGCAAGCTCCCCCCGCAGCCCAAGAAGTGCCACTTCTGCCAGAGCATCACCCACATGGTGGCCAACTGTCCAATCAAAGCACAACAATCATCGCCCAGCTCTCAGGGAAAGCCCGCCTCTGTgaagggggaggaggaagagCAGAGCCAAGCCCCCCTGCCGCTGGAGAGCTTGGAGTAA
- the LOC117413715 gene encoding protein lin-28 homolog A isoform X7, with product MGFGFLSMTNREGTPLEAPIDVFVHQSKLHMEGFRSLKEGEAVEFTFKKSAKGLESLRVMGPAGAFCVGSERRPKGKSIQKRRSKGDSGFKGSSVQAWKQTSIPEAGGQTGGVGNRRLQRCYNCGGLDHHAKECKLPPQPKKCHFCQSITHMVANCPIKAQQSSPSSQGKPASVKGEEEEQSQAPLPLESLE from the exons ATGGGCTTCGGCTTTCTCTCCATGACGAACCGAGAAGGAACCCCGCTCGAGGCCCCGATCGACGTCTTCGTCCACCAG AGTAAGCTGCACATGGAGGGGTTCCGCAGCCTGAAGGAGGGCGAGGCAGTGGAGTTCACCTTCAAGAAGTCTGCTAAGGGGCTGGAGTCCCTGAGAGTGATGGGTCCCGCCGGGGCCTTCTGCGTGGGCAGCGAGAGACGCCCCAAGGGCAAGAGCATCCAGAAGCGCCGCTCCAAAGGAGACAG TGGTTTTAAAGGGAGCAGTGTGCAGGCGTGGAAACAGACGAGTATCCCAGAGGCAGGGGGACAGACTGGAGGTGTCGGGAATAGGCGATTGCAGAG GTGCTATAACTGCGGCGGGCTGGATCACCATGCCAAGGAGTGCAAGCTCCCCCCGCAGCCCAAGAAGTGCCACTTCTGCCAGAGCATCACCCACATGGTGGCCAACTGTCCAATCAAAGCACAACAATCATCGCCCAGCTCTCAGGGAAAGCCCGCCTCTGTgaagggggaggaggaagagCAGAGCCAAGCCCCCCTGCCGCTGGAGAGCTTGGAGTAA
- the LOC117413715 gene encoding protein lin-28 homolog A isoform X3, whose product MGSVSNQEFTGGCAKTEEEEAKTEEEDCQVFTGSGVCKWFNVRMGFGFLSMTNREGTPLEAPIDVFVHQSKLHMEGFRSLKEGEAVEFTFKKSAKGLESLRVMGPAGAFCVGSERRPKGKSIQKRRSKGDSGFKGSSVQAWKQTSIPEAGGQTGGVGNRRLQRCYNCGGLDHHAKECKLPPQPKKCHFCQSITHMVANCPIKAQQSSPSSQGKPASVKGEEEEQSQAPLPLESLE is encoded by the exons ATGGGCTCTGTTTCAAACCAGGAATTTACAG GTGGTTGTGCAAAGACCGAAGAGGAGGAAGCGAAGACCGAAGAGGAGGACTGCCAGGTCTTCACCGGCTCTGGCGTGTGTAAATGGTTCAATGTGAGGATGGGCTTCGGCTTTCTCTCCATGACGAACCGAGAAGGAACCCCGCTCGAGGCCCCGATCGACGTCTTCGTCCACCAG AGTAAGCTGCACATGGAGGGGTTCCGCAGCCTGAAGGAGGGCGAGGCAGTGGAGTTCACCTTCAAGAAGTCTGCTAAGGGGCTGGAGTCCCTGAGAGTGATGGGTCCCGCCGGGGCCTTCTGCGTGGGCAGCGAGAGACGCCCCAAGGGCAAGAGCATCCAGAAGCGCCGCTCCAAAGGAGACAG TGGTTTTAAAGGGAGCAGTGTGCAGGCGTGGAAACAGACGAGTATCCCAGAGGCAGGGGGACAGACTGGAGGTGTCGGGAATAGGCGATTGCAGAG GTGCTATAACTGCGGCGGGCTGGATCACCATGCCAAGGAGTGCAAGCTCCCCCCGCAGCCCAAGAAGTGCCACTTCTGCCAGAGCATCACCCACATGGTGGCCAACTGTCCAATCAAAGCACAACAATCATCGCCCAGCTCTCAGGGAAAGCCCGCCTCTGTgaagggggaggaggaagagCAGAGCCAAGCCCCCCTGCCGCTGGAGAGCTTGGAGTAA